In Gemmata obscuriglobus, a single genomic region encodes these proteins:
- a CDS encoding sulfite oxidase-like oxidoreductase produces MDDPIISSDTQRPNRLPPRQVQTHKWPVLHAGSVPPFDPARWTFTVFPIPLVSTVKQFTWAEFSALPRVRVFADMHCVTRWSKLDNLWEGVGTRELLNHVTVSPRAKFVMVHCEYGFTTNLPIDYFFGDDCLFATHHNGQLLSPDHGHPLRLVVPKLYAWKSAKWVRGIEFMEEDRPGFWESGERGGYHMRGDPWQGGPDGDGERFRTHT; encoded by the coding sequence ATGGACGACCCCATCATCAGCTCGGACACGCAGCGCCCCAACCGGCTCCCGCCCCGCCAGGTGCAGACCCACAAGTGGCCCGTCCTCCACGCCGGCAGCGTTCCGCCGTTCGACCCCGCCCGGTGGACGTTTACCGTTTTTCCGATCCCCCTGGTTAGCACGGTCAAGCAATTCACCTGGGCCGAGTTCTCGGCGCTCCCGCGGGTGCGGGTGTTCGCCGACATGCACTGCGTCACCCGGTGGAGCAAACTCGACAACCTCTGGGAAGGGGTCGGCACGCGCGAGTTGCTGAACCACGTTACCGTCTCGCCACGGGCGAAGTTCGTCATGGTTCACTGCGAGTACGGGTTCACCACCAACCTGCCGATCGACTATTTCTTCGGGGACGACTGCTTGTTCGCGACGCACCACAACGGGCAGCTCCTCTCCCCCGACCACGGCCACCCGCTGCGGCTCGTGGTGCCGAAGTTGTACGCGTGGAAGAGCGCGAAGTGGGTCCGCGGGATCGAGTTCATGGAAGAAGATCGGCCGGGGTTCTGGGAGAGCGGAGAGCGCGGCGGCTACCACATGCGCGGCGACCCGTGGCAGGGCGGCCCCGACGGCGACGGCGAGCGGTTCCGCACCCACACGTGA
- a CDS encoding flavin reductase family protein, translating into MNTAPSDPSESLAAALGRVPSGLFVLTAKSGDRETGMLASWVQQCSFHPPQVSVALNNQRYALEWLGAGATFVVNVIPEGGKALVAHFGKGFEPGEAAFTGLDVRRDGPAPPVLLAAHAYLVCRVANRVAVGDHTLVIGEVTAGGVLHDAKPTIHTRKNGLRY; encoded by the coding sequence ATGAACACCGCGCCGAGCGACCCTTCCGAATCCCTCGCCGCCGCGCTGGGCCGCGTCCCCAGCGGGCTGTTCGTTCTCACCGCCAAAAGTGGCGACCGCGAGACGGGGATGCTCGCGTCCTGGGTGCAGCAGTGCAGTTTCCACCCGCCACAAGTCTCGGTCGCACTCAATAACCAGCGGTATGCCCTGGAATGGCTGGGCGCCGGGGCGACGTTCGTCGTCAACGTGATCCCGGAGGGCGGCAAGGCGCTGGTCGCGCACTTCGGCAAAGGGTTCGAGCCCGGCGAAGCGGCGTTCACGGGGCTCGACGTGCGGCGCGACGGCCCCGCCCCGCCGGTGCTGCTGGCCGCTCACGCGTACCTGGTGTGCCGGGTGGCGAACCGGGTCGCGGTCGGCGATCATACACTCGTCATCGGTGAAGTGACCGCGGGCGGCGTACTCCACGACGCAAAGCCCACGATTCACACCCGTAAGAACGGTCTGCGGTACTGA
- a CDS encoding CRTAC1 family protein has translation MSHLIADNPPGFHYGAAVADLDRGRFSFVVAGFAGPNRVLSWSGGALRDAAPAELADPDAPAVGVAAGDLDGDGREELYVLNCDSFSGAKRVADRLFKRGPDGTWEDLFDRPANRAARNLSSGRSVAVLDRRGVGRYGFFVANHGQPMRLYELNPAGTLVDLAPALGLARTGGGRGVLALPLFGPHVDLFCANERGPNFAFRNLGGGTFEELASPLRLRDCEEHARGLTAFDAGGEFGLAWGNWDGPHRLMARAGDGWKDFATPGFAFPSAVRTVLAADFDNDGNDEIFLNHLCEPNRVFRVAGAGPPPGPGPAFGVTMLDAGAALDPDGYGTGAAVADVDGDGVLELLVSRGEKAAQPLGVFKARAAHPNWLRVRPLTRFGAPARGAVVRAEYAGRVRVKGICGGSGYLCQMEPVAHFGLGDATAAERVTVTWPDGAGVVLLNPGGNRVLTVPYPRG, from the coding sequence GTGTCTCACCTGATCGCCGACAACCCGCCGGGGTTCCACTACGGCGCAGCCGTGGCGGACCTCGACCGCGGACGGTTCTCCTTCGTCGTCGCGGGGTTCGCGGGGCCGAATCGGGTGCTGTCGTGGTCCGGAGGGGCGCTGCGAGACGCCGCGCCGGCGGAACTGGCCGACCCGGACGCGCCCGCGGTGGGGGTCGCAGCCGGCGACCTCGACGGCGACGGGCGGGAGGAGTTATACGTCCTCAACTGCGACTCGTTCTCCGGAGCCAAGAGGGTCGCGGACCGACTGTTCAAGCGCGGCCCGGACGGCACCTGGGAGGACCTGTTCGACCGGCCCGCGAACCGCGCGGCGCGGAACCTGTCGTCGGGCCGGAGCGTCGCGGTCCTGGACCGGCGGGGGGTGGGTCGGTACGGGTTTTTCGTGGCGAACCACGGCCAGCCGATGCGTCTGTACGAGTTGAACCCGGCCGGCACGCTGGTCGATCTCGCGCCGGCCCTGGGGCTGGCGCGCACCGGGGGCGGGCGCGGCGTGCTAGCGCTGCCCCTCTTCGGCCCCCACGTCGATCTCTTCTGTGCGAACGAGCGCGGCCCCAACTTCGCCTTCCGCAACCTGGGCGGCGGCACTTTCGAGGAGCTCGCGTCGCCGCTCCGGTTGCGCGACTGCGAAGAGCACGCCCGCGGACTCACCGCGTTCGACGCCGGTGGCGAGTTCGGCCTCGCGTGGGGCAACTGGGACGGCCCACACCGTTTGATGGCACGGGCCGGCGACGGCTGGAAGGATTTCGCCACGCCCGGGTTCGCGTTCCCGTCGGCGGTGCGCACGGTGCTCGCGGCCGATTTCGATAACGACGGCAACGACGAGATCTTCCTGAACCACCTGTGCGAGCCGAACCGCGTGTTCCGGGTGGCGGGAGCGGGCCCCCCCCCCGGCCCCGGACCGGCGTTCGGCGTAACGATGCTCGATGCCGGTGCCGCGCTGGACCCCGACGGGTACGGCACCGGGGCGGCCGTTGCCGACGTCGACGGGGACGGGGTGCTGGAACTGCTCGTTTCACGCGGCGAAAAGGCCGCACAGCCGTTGGGCGTGTTCAAAGCCCGGGCGGCGCACCCGAACTGGCTGCGGGTGCGGCCGTTAACGCGGTTCGGGGCGCCGGCACGCGGGGCGGTGGTGCGTGCGGAGTACGCCGGCCGCGTGCGGGTGAAGGGGATTTGCGGCGGGAGCGGCTACCTGTGTCAGATGGAACCGGTCGCCCACTTCGGGTTGGGGGACGCGACCGCCGCGGAGCGTGTGACCGTGACGTGGCCGGACGGGGCCGGCGTGGTGCTGCTGAACCCCGGCGGAAACCGTGTGCTCACGGTGCCCTACCCGCGGGGGTGA
- a CDS encoding DPP IV N-terminal domain-containing protein, with amino-acid sequence MTRTLALLAALAAPAAARAQALQTVAEKTDYKATSRGADVVAFCEAVAKRGPVARLDYFGASHEGRKLPYLVLSHERIATPEDAKKSGKLVALAFANIHAGEVDGKEALLALARDLTDRTDHPLLKNLVLVLVPNLNADGNEKIDPKNRLGDNGPIEGAGTRANAQKLDLNRDFVKLESPEIRALIKLVNEWNPAVVIDCHTTNGSKHRFKLTYDGPRYPSSSDLAKWADGTLFPEVTKKVKDATGFDIAPYGNFSPDRTRWETYPATPRYSIQYFALCGRLGILSESYSYATFKERIDATRAFVTACLEVVAENRKGVAKLVALEKPARVAVRTKTEAFPEKLQVLGFEEIEKDGKRVVTAAHKAYHLDYAGRVAPTEFADLPFAYLVPADCTAAVETLQRHGIQVEELREDVDLDAERMLVTSVEKAGQSQSATVTSVVGRWDRETHRVPAGTIVVKTGQPLGALAGYLLDPRSEDGLTTWGQLPVGGTQTHFPVLRLPAAVPLALGAAPKLPEARRTNQPITDAQLTGRGGMSAFGFSGTPLTTGAWIDGEHFLQVKDGVLLKVKARTGKGEPFTDPAKIKSSLDAIKGLDNATRDRLAKGTSFRTSPDRAAFLFDIGPDIGIGYFDGNPGARLTKSDGAKEHVTFSPDGKRVAFVRGANLFAVSVEKPLEEHKLTADGGGEVFNAKGDWVYEEEIFNRNGKAYWWSPDGKQLAFLRFDDAPVKKFNLVDLQPVGGRLESYAYPKPGDPNPLVKVGVVSADGGKPTFLDLGGYKPEETLISRVGWVGKSGTVFAYVQNRTQTWLDFVVWDSPTAKPKTLFRETTQAWVDDAGEPRWLPDGTFLFLSERTGWKHLYHYSAEGKLLAAVTQGDWEVKDVLRVDAKEKTVYFSAALTSPTGTDLCRVTFGSDTELLTEKGKTHRVSLALEGELFVDRFSDPMTPTQSNLYEVGKGVVRKLDTNPVRERNEFKFGKYERVKITLKDGFVLEGAITYPPDFDPKKKYPVWLFTYAGPHSPTLRDEFGGGRVMEQSLGTSGIITFRVDPRSASGKGAKSAWACYKQLGVQELKDLEEAVAWLAEKPYIDAKRVGISGHSYGGFMAAYALTHSKTFSAGIASGPVTDWKLYDSIYTERYMLTPKENPEGYAKSSCVAAAKNLAGKLLIVHGMMDDNVHMQNSVQLVDALQRAGKDFELMLYPQARHGIGGGHYSRLQLDFIRRAMKEK; translated from the coding sequence ATGACCCGCACCCTCGCCTTGCTGGCCGCACTCGCGGCGCCGGCGGCCGCTCGCGCACAGGCGCTGCAGACGGTCGCGGAGAAGACCGATTACAAGGCCACCTCGCGCGGCGCGGACGTGGTGGCCTTCTGCGAGGCGGTCGCGAAGCGCGGCCCGGTCGCGCGGCTCGACTACTTCGGCGCCTCGCACGAGGGCCGCAAGCTGCCGTACCTCGTGCTGTCCCACGAGCGGATCGCGACGCCCGAGGACGCGAAGAAGTCGGGCAAGCTGGTCGCGCTGGCGTTCGCCAACATTCACGCCGGCGAGGTGGACGGCAAAGAGGCGCTACTCGCTCTCGCCCGCGACCTCACGGACCGCACCGACCACCCGCTGCTGAAGAACCTGGTGCTCGTGCTCGTCCCGAACCTGAACGCCGACGGGAACGAGAAGATCGACCCCAAGAACCGCCTGGGCGACAACGGCCCCATTGAGGGCGCCGGCACCCGGGCCAACGCGCAGAAGCTCGACCTGAACCGGGACTTCGTGAAGCTGGAGTCGCCCGAGATCCGGGCGCTCATCAAGCTGGTGAACGAATGGAACCCGGCGGTGGTGATCGATTGTCACACCACCAACGGCAGCAAGCACCGGTTCAAGCTCACCTACGACGGCCCGCGCTACCCCTCGTCGTCCGACCTCGCGAAGTGGGCCGACGGCACCCTCTTCCCGGAAGTGACGAAGAAGGTGAAGGACGCGACCGGGTTCGACATCGCGCCCTACGGCAACTTCAGTCCCGACCGCACCCGCTGGGAGACGTACCCGGCCACGCCGCGGTACAGCATCCAGTACTTCGCGCTGTGCGGGCGGCTCGGCATCCTGAGCGAGTCCTACAGTTACGCCACGTTCAAGGAGCGCATCGATGCGACGCGGGCGTTCGTGACCGCGTGCCTGGAGGTGGTGGCCGAGAACCGCAAGGGCGTGGCGAAACTCGTCGCGCTCGAAAAGCCCGCCCGGGTCGCCGTGCGGACGAAGACCGAGGCGTTCCCGGAAAAGTTGCAGGTTCTGGGCTTCGAGGAAATCGAGAAGGACGGTAAGCGCGTCGTGACGGCCGCGCACAAAGCGTACCACCTCGACTACGCCGGCCGCGTGGCACCGACCGAGTTCGCGGACCTGCCGTTCGCGTACCTCGTGCCCGCGGACTGCACCGCGGCGGTCGAGACGCTCCAGCGGCACGGCATTCAGGTCGAAGAGCTGCGCGAGGACGTGGACCTGGACGCGGAGCGCATGCTGGTCACGAGCGTCGAGAAGGCGGGCCAATCGCAGTCCGCGACCGTGACCAGTGTGGTCGGACGGTGGGACCGCGAGACGCACCGGGTTCCGGCCGGCACGATCGTCGTGAAGACGGGACAACCGCTCGGCGCGCTGGCCGGGTACCTGCTCGACCCGCGCTCCGAGGACGGCCTGACCACCTGGGGGCAACTGCCGGTCGGCGGCACCCAGACGCACTTCCCGGTGCTGCGCCTCCCCGCTGCCGTTCCGCTCGCCCTGGGCGCCGCGCCGAAGCTCCCCGAAGCCCGCCGCACGAACCAGCCGATCACCGACGCTCAACTGACCGGGCGCGGTGGGATGTCCGCGTTCGGGTTCTCCGGCACGCCGCTCACCACCGGGGCGTGGATCGACGGTGAACACTTCTTACAGGTCAAGGACGGGGTGCTTCTGAAGGTGAAGGCGCGGACGGGCAAGGGGGAGCCGTTCACCGACCCGGCGAAGATCAAGAGCTCGCTCGACGCGATCAAAGGACTCGACAACGCCACCCGCGACCGGCTCGCGAAGGGTACCTCGTTCCGCACCAGCCCGGACCGGGCCGCGTTCCTGTTCGACATCGGGCCGGACATCGGTATCGGGTACTTCGACGGCAACCCGGGGGCGCGGCTCACCAAGAGCGACGGCGCGAAGGAGCACGTGACGTTCTCTCCGGACGGGAAGCGGGTGGCGTTCGTTCGCGGTGCGAACCTCTTCGCCGTGAGTGTGGAGAAGCCGCTCGAAGAGCACAAACTCACCGCCGACGGCGGCGGCGAGGTGTTCAACGCCAAAGGCGACTGGGTGTATGAGGAGGAGATCTTCAACCGTAACGGGAAGGCCTACTGGTGGTCGCCGGACGGAAAACAGCTCGCGTTCCTGCGGTTCGACGACGCCCCGGTGAAGAAGTTCAACCTCGTGGACCTGCAACCGGTCGGCGGCCGTCTGGAGAGCTACGCGTACCCGAAGCCCGGCGACCCGAACCCGCTGGTGAAGGTCGGTGTGGTGAGTGCCGACGGCGGGAAACCGACCTTCCTCGACCTGGGCGGCTACAAACCCGAAGAGACGCTGATCTCCCGCGTGGGTTGGGTCGGCAAGTCGGGCACGGTGTTCGCCTACGTCCAGAACCGCACGCAGACGTGGCTCGACTTCGTGGTGTGGGACTCGCCGACCGCGAAACCCAAAACCCTTTTCCGCGAGACGACGCAGGCGTGGGTGGACGACGCGGGCGAGCCGCGCTGGCTGCCGGACGGCACCTTCCTGTTCCTCAGCGAGCGGACCGGCTGGAAGCACCTGTATCACTACTCCGCCGAGGGTAAACTGCTCGCGGCGGTCACCCAGGGCGACTGGGAGGTGAAAGACGTTCTGCGCGTGGACGCGAAGGAGAAAACGGTCTACTTCAGCGCGGCGCTCACCAGCCCCACCGGCACCGACCTGTGCCGCGTGACGTTCGGCTCCGACACCGAACTGCTCACGGAGAAGGGCAAAACGCACCGCGTTTCGCTCGCACTGGAGGGGGAACTCTTCGTGGACCGGTTCAGCGACCCGATGACGCCGACCCAGTCGAACCTGTACGAGGTGGGGAAGGGCGTGGTGCGCAAGCTCGACACCAACCCGGTGCGCGAGCGCAACGAGTTTAAGTTCGGCAAGTACGAGCGGGTGAAGATCACGCTGAAGGACGGGTTCGTGCTGGAAGGCGCGATCACCTACCCGCCGGACTTCGACCCGAAGAAGAAGTACCCGGTCTGGCTGTTCACCTACGCCGGGCCGCACAGCCCCACGCTGCGCGACGAGTTCGGCGGCGGGCGCGTCATGGAGCAGTCCCTCGGTACCTCCGGCATCATCACCTTTCGGGTAGACCCCCGGAGCGCGAGCGGGAAGGGGGCGAAGTCCGCGTGGGCGTGCTACAAGCAACTCGGCGTGCAGGAACTCAAGGACCTGGAAGAGGCGGTGGCGTGGCTCGCGGAGAAGCCGTACATCGACGCCAAGCGGGTCGGCATCAGCGGGCACAGCTACGGCGGGTTCATGGCCGCGTACGCGCTGACCCACTCCAAAACCTTCAGCGCGGGGATCGCATCGGGGCCGGTGACGGACTGGAAGCTGTACGATTCTATCTACACCGAGCGCTACATGCTCACCCCGAAGGAGAACCCGGAGGGGTACGCGAAATCGAGTTGTGTGGCCGCGGCGAAGAACCTTGCCGGGAAGCTCCTCATCGTTCACGGGATGATGGACGACAACGTCCACATGCAGAACAGCGTGCAACTTGTGGACGCGCTTCAGCGGGCCGGGAAGGACTTCGAGCTGATGCTGTACCCGCAAGCCCGGCACGGGATCGGCGGCGGGCACTACTCGCGGCTGCAACTCGACTTCATTCGCCGAGCGATGAAGGAGAAGTAA
- a CDS encoding sigma-70 family RNA polymerase sigma factor has product MRVSQTVSLGRAVVGAGGGTDTDRELLRRFARDGDQTAFEALVRRHAGMVLGVCRRSLPTVQDAEDACQATFVVLARRAAAVRWSESVASWLYTTARLVARNARVAAARRVEREARAAVPEVVEPVDRVTGREMLAALDAAIDRLPPAYREPLVLCYLEGLTHDEAAARLGVPRGTVGTRVDRGRKRLHAALVRAGLAPTAGLLALAVANPASARLVGLALAAVAGPVPVAVAELANGIATTGTAKSLVCALVALACACALAAGLASVAPSRGGVARPTAAKGEPPVVAPSAARVEIKGRVVDANDKPLPGAKLFLHLGHTIVPAQQVAAGDDGRFLFTISGDTLPLLLATAPGQGVGRWPLNGRPVAEFTLRLTPDEPVRGRVVDPEGKPVAGVSVSARALYMYHGEKDFDRWLKAARDPDCKEVARGGEPIYGTERGFTGPIEPATSDRDGRFELRGIGRDRVVVLRASSPTTATHELTVVTRKVERFTARADTAITGSAEEVHGCEPVVVAAPVPVTTGRVLDDATGEPVPGTVLRVGGLHGSSRLAELIAVAGRDGTFVLPGLPPGGRPHAFVLPPGDTLYHALKVSVPDEPAGRAGFDIKLTRGVPVTVKVVDKVTRAPVESQLRYGVFPGDNPNQKAVPNVRHFHQTEHPRRPYISYESEFRIVAFPGKGMLAVQVPEVGAFGGAYLCGVGAGTFEKHRRGDELVGTTGVSRTSVRDWHTFAEIDVPADAKSFAVTLELDRGLTAPVRLIDADGRPVAGAESYGLVHPAGGARWSRPLADATPTAVALRAGEQRRVMFVHTDRKLAGSAVVVGGAKDPVEVRMVPWGEVKGRIVNADGKPVDVRLDLSTDFVRKPDLKFGSTPIWNPAIAGVYTGEDGCFRITGLVPGLTYRWGVNGWTVDAATSTDTVAKGGETIDLGEIVVRPEQP; this is encoded by the coding sequence ATGAGGGTAAGCCAAACTGTCTCGTTGGGCCGGGCGGTCGTGGGGGCGGGGGGCGGGACAGACACCGACCGCGAGTTACTCCGCCGGTTTGCGCGCGACGGCGACCAAACGGCGTTTGAGGCGCTCGTGAGGCGACACGCCGGCATGGTGCTGGGCGTGTGCCGTCGGTCGCTGCCGACCGTTCAGGACGCCGAAGACGCGTGCCAGGCGACGTTTGTGGTGCTGGCCCGCCGTGCCGCCGCCGTCCGGTGGAGCGAGTCGGTCGCGAGTTGGCTGTACACCACCGCCCGCCTGGTCGCGCGGAACGCTCGCGTTGCGGCCGCCCGGCGGGTCGAGCGTGAGGCCCGGGCGGCGGTGCCGGAGGTGGTCGAGCCAGTCGACCGGGTGACCGGGCGCGAGATGTTGGCGGCCCTCGACGCGGCGATCGATCGGTTGCCGCCGGCGTACCGCGAGCCGCTGGTACTGTGTTACCTAGAGGGGCTGACGCACGATGAGGCGGCGGCCCGGCTGGGCGTGCCGCGGGGCACGGTCGGCACACGGGTGGACCGCGGGCGAAAGCGGTTGCACGCGGCGCTGGTGCGGGCCGGGCTCGCGCCGACCGCCGGGTTACTGGCTCTCGCGGTCGCGAACCCGGCGTCGGCGCGGCTGGTCGGGCTGGCCCTCGCGGCGGTGGCGGGGCCGGTGCCGGTCGCGGTCGCGGAGCTGGCGAACGGAATCGCCACGACCGGAACGGCGAAGTCGCTGGTGTGTGCGCTCGTGGCGTTGGCGTGCGCCTGCGCGCTGGCCGCCGGGCTGGCGTCGGTGGCACCATCGCGTGGGGGCGTGGCCCGACCGACCGCGGCGAAGGGGGAACCGCCTGTGGTGGCGCCTTCGGCGGCGCGAGTTGAGATCAAGGGGCGGGTGGTCGACGCGAACGACAAACCGCTGCCAGGGGCGAAGCTGTTCCTGCACTTGGGGCACACGATAGTGCCGGCGCAGCAGGTGGCTGCGGGCGACGACGGCCGCTTCCTGTTCACAATCTCGGGTGACACATTGCCCTTGCTGCTTGCCACTGCGCCTGGGCAGGGGGTGGGGCGGTGGCCCCTGAACGGGCGCCCGGTGGCGGAGTTCACGCTCCGGCTGACCCCAGACGAGCCGGTCCGCGGGCGTGTCGTGGACCCGGAGGGCAAACCGGTCGCTGGCGTGTCGGTGTCGGCCCGCGCGCTGTACATGTACCACGGTGAGAAGGATTTCGATCGCTGGTTGAAGGCGGCACGCGACCCGGATTGTAAGGAGGTGGCGAGAGGCGGTGAGCCGATCTACGGCACAGAGCGTGGATTCACCGGACCGATCGAGCCGGCCACTTCCGACCGCGACGGCCGGTTCGAGCTTCGCGGCATCGGCCGCGACCGGGTCGTGGTCCTCCGTGCCTCCAGCCCTACCACCGCCACGCACGAACTGACCGTGGTGACGCGGAAGGTCGAGCGGTTCACCGCCCGCGCCGACACTGCCATCACCGGCAGCGCAGAGGAGGTCCACGGGTGCGAGCCGGTGGTGGTGGCCGCGCCGGTGCCGGTCACCACCGGTCGGGTGCTCGACGACGCCACCGGCGAGCCCGTCCCGGGTACCGTGCTGCGGGTCGGTGGGCTGCACGGTTCGTCGAGGCTGGCGGAACTGATCGCGGTTGCGGGCCGGGACGGGACGTTCGTGCTGCCCGGGCTGCCGCCGGGCGGGCGGCCGCACGCGTTCGTCCTCCCGCCGGGCGACACTTTATATCACGCACTCAAGGTGAGCGTCCCCGACGAGCCCGCCGGCCGCGCCGGTTTCGACATCAAGCTGACTCGTGGCGTGCCGGTCACGGTGAAGGTCGTTGATAAGGTGACCCGCGCGCCGGTAGAGTCGCAGCTCCGGTACGGCGTGTTTCCGGGCGACAATCCGAACCAGAAAGCGGTGCCGAACGTGCGCCACTTTCACCAGACCGAGCACCCGCGTCGGCCGTACATCTCGTACGAGTCGGAGTTCCGTATCGTCGCATTCCCCGGCAAAGGGATGCTGGCCGTGCAGGTCCCGGAAGTCGGCGCGTTCGGCGGCGCGTACCTCTGCGGGGTCGGGGCCGGGACGTTCGAGAAGCACCGGCGGGGCGACGAGTTGGTCGGCACGACCGGGGTGAGCAGAACCTCCGTCCGGGACTGGCACACGTTCGCCGAGATCGACGTGCCGGCCGACGCGAAGTCGTTCGCGGTCACGCTCGAACTGGACCGCGGGTTGACGGCGCCGGTCCGGCTGATCGACGCCGACGGGCGACCGGTCGCCGGGGCCGAGAGTTACGGGCTGGTCCACCCGGCCGGGGGCGCGCGGTGGTCCCGGCCGCTGGCCGACGCGACGCCGACCGCGGTCGCCCTGCGCGCCGGCGAGCAGCGGCGGGTGATGTTCGTGCACACTGACCGCAAACTGGCCGGGTCCGCGGTCGTGGTCGGCGGGGCGAAGGACCCGGTCGAGGTGCGAATGGTCCCGTGGGGTGAAGTCAAGGGGCGCATCGTGAACGCCGACGGTAAGCCGGTCGACGTCCGCCTCGATCTCTCTACCGACTTCGTTCGCAAACCAGATCTCAAGTTCGGGTCGACGCCCATCTGGAACCCGGCGATTGCGGGTGTCTACACTGGCGAGGACGGGTGCTTCCGCATCACTGGCTTGGTACCCGGCTTGACGTACCGGTGGGGCGTCAACGGGTGGACGGTCGACGCGGCTACGTCCACGGACACGGTCGCGAAAGGCGGCGAGACGATCGACCTCGGCGAGATCGTGGTGCGCCCCGAACAGCCGTGA